A DNA window from Thermosynechococcaceae cyanobacterium Okahandja contains the following coding sequences:
- a CDS encoding DNA methyltransferase: MTQVGSKQLGLFQKQKITKQSEVNVQPYYTQAYGAAYLGDSLELIKGLKDCSINLILTSPPFALTRKKEYGNESAETYVNWFLPFEQEFKRVLTEDGSFVIDLGGAYLPRNPVRSIYQYELLVRLCKEVDFSWLKISFTIILLDS, translated from the coding sequence ATGACTCAAGTAGGCTCCAAGCAATTAGGGTTGTTTCAGAAACAGAAGATAACTAAGCAATCAGAAGTCAATGTTCAACCTTATTACACTCAGGCTTATGGAGCAGCGTACTTGGGAGACAGCCTTGAGCTTATAAAAGGTCTGAAGGATTGCAGCATTAACCTAATTTTGACATCGCCTCCCTTTGCACTTACCCGAAAAAAAGAATATGGGAATGAAAGTGCAGAGACTTACGTTAATTGGTTTCTCCCATTTGAACAGGAATTTAAGAGAGTCCTTACTGAGGATGGATCATTTGTAATTGATCTAGGTGGAGCTTACCTTCCTAGGAATCCAGTTCGTAGCATCTATCAATATGAATTACTTGTTCGACTGTGTAAGGAAGTAGATTTTTCTTGGCTCAAGATTTCTTTCACTATAATCTTGCTAGACTCCTAA
- a CDS encoding permease, which produces MQISSFWREQWKPLALIVVVFVLCFYLPVEALQQSERLRNAFWEALYLVRWYAQEHVILCLIPAFFIAGAIAAFISQDAVMKYLGSKANPLLAYGVASVSGTILAVCSCTVLPLFAGIYRMGAGLGPAIAFLYSGPAINVLAIILTARILGLKLGIARAIGAIVFSIVIGLAMQFIFRKETLDSVKANNLLLDEDETRPLWQNALFFAVLVGILVFANWARPDVAAGGWYVLYTLKWWITGALGLALAAILIGWYHLNPGKVILIVGVTAVLSWQFQQQPLVPFSTAVIGLSWLTSTSKGEAEQWFESSWDYAKQILPLLLIGVLIAGALLGRPGQEALIPSTWITWAVGGNSIFANFFAAIAGAFMYFATLTEVPILQGLIGNGMGQGPALALLLAGPALSLPNMLVIRSIIGTKKTVVFVFLVVVMATLSGIIYGAIWG; this is translated from the coding sequence ATGCAAATCAGTTCATTCTGGCGAGAACAGTGGAAGCCACTTGCCTTGATCGTGGTGGTTTTTGTTCTTTGTTTCTACCTCCCTGTTGAAGCACTACAACAATCTGAACGGCTGCGTAATGCGTTTTGGGAAGCCCTCTATCTAGTGCGGTGGTACGCCCAAGAACACGTTATTTTGTGCTTAATTCCTGCCTTCTTTATTGCAGGGGCGATCGCAGCTTTCATCAGTCAGGATGCCGTGATGAAATACCTAGGTTCCAAGGCGAATCCGCTGCTGGCCTATGGAGTCGCATCTGTATCAGGCACCATTTTGGCTGTCTGTTCTTGCACGGTGCTGCCCCTGTTTGCCGGAATCTATCGCATGGGGGCGGGACTGGGACCTGCGATCGCCTTTCTCTATTCTGGCCCTGCCATCAATGTGCTGGCGATTATCCTCACCGCTCGGATTCTGGGGTTAAAACTCGGCATTGCCAGGGCGATCGGTGCGATTGTCTTCAGTATCGTGATTGGTCTGGCCATGCAGTTTATCTTCCGCAAGGAAACGCTAGACTCCGTTAAAGCCAACAACCTGTTGCTAGATGAGGATGAAACCCGTCCCCTCTGGCAAAATGCCCTCTTCTTTGCCGTCTTGGTTGGCATTTTGGTCTTTGCAAACTGGGCTAGACCCGATGTGGCTGCGGGGGGGTGGTACGTCCTCTACACCCTGAAGTGGTGGATTACAGGAGCTTTGGGTCTGGCGCTGGCCGCCATTCTGATCGGCTGGTATCACCTCAATCCAGGCAAAGTGATCTTGATTGTCGGGGTGACAGCCGTGCTTTCCTGGCAATTTCAGCAACAGCCCCTCGTGCCGTTCTCGACTGCGGTCATTGGGTTATCCTGGCTAACCAGCACCAGCAAAGGAGAAGCTGAACAATGGTTTGAGTCGTCATGGGACTACGCCAAACAAATTTTGCCCCTGTTGTTGATTGGGGTATTGATTGCGGGTGCTTTACTGGGTCGTCCTGGACAAGAAGCGCTGATTCCCTCTACATGGATTACATGGGCGGTGGGTGGTAATTCGATCTTCGCTAACTTTTTTGCTGCGATCGCCGGAGCCTTCATGTACTTCGCTACCCTTACCGAAGTCCCCATCTTGCAAGGACTCATTGGCAATGGCATGGGGCAAGGTCCCGCTTTAGCTCTATTGCTTGCAGGACCAGCGCTATCCTTACCGAATATGCTAGTGATTCGCAGCATCATTGGCACGAAAAAAACCGTTGTGTTCGTGTTCCTGGTGGTCGTAATGGCAACGCTATCCGGAATTATCTACGGAGCAATTTGGGGTTGA
- the modA gene encoding molybdate ABC transporter substrate-binding protein encodes MSSPGETATAPAEIITLTVSAAADLNYVFPEIGKLWEQETGHRVTFNLGSTGQLAQQIERGAPVDLFAAANKKFVEDLDQKGLVHSDTKALYGVGRLTLWQREGGAHEIQDIKDLMKPEIQRVAIANPDHAPYGVAAREALQSAGIWEEIQPKLILGENIKQTQQYAETGNVDVAIAALSISVEKPGKWVLVPAELHKPLEQMLAVPKSAAHPEEAKQFAAFINGEQGRPLMRKYGFILPGEEPVS; translated from the coding sequence ATGTCCAGTCCAGGGGAGACTGCTACCGCCCCAGCGGAGATCATTACCCTCACGGTTTCCGCTGCCGCAGACTTAAACTATGTCTTCCCTGAGATTGGCAAGCTGTGGGAGCAGGAAACTGGGCATCGGGTAACGTTCAATCTGGGTTCGACGGGGCAGTTGGCGCAGCAGATTGAGCGAGGTGCGCCCGTTGATTTGTTTGCCGCCGCTAACAAGAAATTTGTGGAAGATTTAGACCAAAAGGGTCTAGTTCATTCAGACACGAAGGCGCTGTATGGCGTGGGACGGCTCACCCTATGGCAGCGAGAAGGTGGCGCTCATGAGATTCAAGACATTAAGGACTTGATGAAACCCGAAATCCAGCGAGTGGCGATCGCCAATCCAGATCATGCACCCTATGGTGTAGCCGCACGGGAAGCTCTTCAGTCGGCAGGCATTTGGGAGGAGATTCAGCCCAAACTCATTCTAGGTGAAAACATCAAACAAACCCAGCAGTATGCCGAAACAGGCAATGTTGATGTGGCGATCGCAGCCCTTTCGATTAGCGTTGAGAAACCAGGGAAATGGGTATTGGTGCCTGCCGAACTTCACAAGCCCCTGGAGCAAATGCTGGCAGTGCCCAAAAGTGCTGCCCATCCAGAGGAAGCCAAGCAGTTTGCCGCTTTCATCAATGGCGAACAGGGTAGACCTTTAATGCGGAAGTATGGCTTTATCTTGCCGGGAGAGGAGCCTGTTTCATGA
- a CDS encoding helix-turn-helix domain-containing protein yields the protein MKQDHDLCNNLKQIRLRLGMSQQELAAIAGVSRQTIGGVESGQYAPSTTVSLRLAKALGCQVEDLFWLEQDTTEIEAIPAQHTPAGEALRLSLARVGGRWIAHPLLGNDAFRLEMIPADGEGNYAADSSTVRVKLLDDLSKLHNTVVLAGCTPALSLWARAAERWHPDLRVHWTFDNSMSALHRLCRGEVHLAGMHLYDPVTKEHNVSFVQAALQDTPAVLINLGVWEEGLLTQAGNPLNLKGVADLIQPGVTIVNREKGAGSRQLLERSLQAAGIDCQSVKGFDCIVPGHMEVAQAIATGAVTTGVSTESVAAAFGLGFIPLHRSRYDLVVFKSYLEEPPVQQLLSTLGHRRVLSQLEALGGYDTSQTGEVVSTVNSA from the coding sequence ATGAAGCAAGACCATGACCTCTGCAACAATCTCAAGCAAATTCGGCTGCGTCTGGGCATGAGTCAGCAAGAGTTAGCGGCGATTGCCGGGGTCTCTCGCCAAACCATCGGCGGAGTAGAATCGGGACAATATGCCCCTTCCACTACGGTGTCACTGCGTTTGGCAAAAGCATTGGGATGCCAGGTCGAAGATTTGTTTTGGCTGGAACAGGATACAACTGAAATTGAAGCCATACCCGCACAACATACCCCCGCCGGTGAAGCCCTGCGCTTGAGCTTGGCACGAGTTGGCGGACGCTGGATTGCCCATCCACTGCTTGGAAACGATGCGTTTCGTTTAGAAATGATCCCTGCTGATGGGGAGGGAAACTACGCGGCTGACTCATCCACGGTGCGAGTTAAGCTACTCGATGATCTGAGTAAGCTGCATAACACCGTCGTCCTGGCAGGCTGCACTCCGGCACTTTCCCTCTGGGCACGGGCAGCAGAGCGCTGGCATCCAGATCTGCGTGTCCACTGGACGTTTGACAACAGCATGAGTGCCCTACATCGGCTCTGTCGTGGCGAAGTCCATTTAGCCGGAATGCACCTATACGACCCCGTTACTAAAGAACACAATGTTTCCTTTGTGCAAGCTGCTCTACAGGACACACCAGCCGTTTTAATCAATCTAGGGGTTTGGGAAGAAGGCTTGCTAACTCAGGCAGGCAATCCGTTAAATCTCAAAGGTGTAGCAGATCTGATTCAACCCGGAGTGACAATCGTGAACCGTGAAAAAGGGGCGGGTAGCCGTCAACTGCTGGAGCGATCGCTGCAAGCCGCTGGCATTGACTGCCAATCTGTCAAAGGGTTTGATTGCATCGTCCCCGGCCACATGGAAGTTGCCCAGGCGATCGCCACCGGTGCAGTCACTACAGGCGTTAGCACCGAGTCCGTTGCGGCTGCTTTTGGCTTAGGGTTCATCCCCCTTCATCGCTCCCGTTACGATCTGGTGGTTTTCAAGTCTTATCTAGAAGAGCCCCCAGTCCAACAATTATTGAGTACTTTGGGGCATCGCCGGGTGCTATCTCAACTAGAAGCATTGGGCGGCTATGATACCAGCCAAACGGGGGAGGTGGTCTCAACTGTAAACTCAGCTTAA
- a CDS encoding TOBE domain-containing protein, whose protein sequence is MKISARNTLKGSVKAVNSGTINTEVVVEVAPGVEVVAVITKASAESLGLAEGKEVYAVIKASQVLLATD, encoded by the coding sequence ATGAAAATCAGTGCGCGTAATACGCTCAAAGGTTCTGTTAAAGCCGTTAATTCTGGAACCATCAATACCGAAGTCGTGGTTGAAGTCGCTCCGGGGGTGGAGGTGGTCGCCGTCATCACCAAAGCCTCGGCTGAGAGCTTAGGGCTTGCAGAAGGTAAAGAAGTGTATGCCGTTATCAAAGCGTCCCAGGTGTTGCTGGCGACGGATTAA
- a CDS encoding sulfate/molybdate ABC transporter ATP-binding protein — translation MNLIVDIQKQLPSYRLEVSFTAERESLGILGGSGSGKSMTLRCIAGIETPTRGTIVLNNRILYDSRKGINLPIRDRRVGFLFQNYALFPHLTVAQNIAYGLRGCSRAEKIRRVGEQLAKVKLAGFEHRFPHQLSGGQQQRVALARALAIEPDILLLDEPFSALDSHLRSELEKQLIETLSDYQGLTLFVSHNLEEIYRVCQNLLVLSSGQVAANGHKQTIFDRPGSLTVAQLTGCKNYSRIEAITGDQIHALDWNCTLQTAEPVSSSHTHVGIRAHHITFPEAPTQPNTFPAWLAWTIETPHRVTLYLKLGEPSTHRDDYHLQAEVFKEKWERLKDRLMPWFIELDTSRLLLLHQ, via the coding sequence ATGAATCTAATCGTCGATATTCAGAAACAACTGCCCAGCTATAGGTTGGAAGTGTCGTTCACCGCTGAACGGGAATCCCTCGGTATTTTGGGTGGTTCCGGTTCCGGTAAAAGCATGACCCTCCGCTGTATTGCCGGAATTGAGACCCCAACCCGTGGAACCATTGTGCTGAACAATCGGATTCTCTATGACTCTCGCAAAGGCATTAATCTGCCCATTCGCGATCGTCGCGTTGGATTTCTATTTCAAAACTATGCCCTTTTTCCTCACCTGACGGTGGCTCAAAATATTGCCTATGGATTGAGAGGCTGCTCTAGGGCAGAAAAAATAAGACGGGTTGGGGAGCAATTAGCAAAGGTGAAGTTAGCGGGATTTGAACATCGCTTTCCCCATCAGCTGTCGGGTGGACAGCAACAGCGGGTTGCCCTTGCCAGAGCATTGGCAATTGAGCCAGATATCTTACTTCTAGATGAACCCTTTTCTGCCCTCGACAGCCACTTACGCAGTGAATTAGAAAAGCAACTTATCGAAACTCTATCAGATTATCAGGGGCTAACCCTCTTCGTGAGCCATAATCTGGAAGAGATCTATCGGGTGTGTCAAAACCTGCTTGTTCTCTCGTCAGGTCAAGTCGCCGCTAATGGACACAAACAAACCATCTTCGATCGCCCTGGTTCGTTGACCGTGGCTCAACTGACTGGATGTAAGAACTATTCTCGTATCGAAGCGATCACTGGTGATCAGATCCATGCCCTGGATTGGAACTGTACCCTCCAGACCGCAGAACCCGTTTCATCATCCCACACCCATGTCGGAATTCGTGCCCATCACATTACGTTTCCAGAAGCCCCAACTCAACCCAATACCTTTCCAGCTTGGTTAGCCTGGACGATCGAAACCCCTCATCGTGTTACCCTCTATCTCAAATTGGGTGAACCTTCAACCCACCGAGATGATTACCATCTGCAAGCAGAAGTGTTTAAGGAAAAGTGGGAACGACTTAAAGATCGTTTAATGCCGTGGTTTATAGAACTCGACACATCGCGACTGCTGTTACTTCATCAATGA
- a CDS encoding MFS transporter, which produces MSKQNAAALKFVIFLGVVSLCADATYEGARSITGAYLGSLGASGAVVGLVAGFGELIGYGLRIAIGFLSDRTRQYWRITTLGYAINTAVVPLLAFTGTWPAAAGLMLAERTGKAIRTPPRDALLSHGAMQVGRGFGFGLHEAMDQVGAVTGPLMVATMLSWQFGYRGGFAILVIPAILGLVVLLAVQRIYPNPRDFEPVTADLDTAGLPRLFWFYLGAIALIAAGFADFPLIAFHLQQTEVESTSQVALLYALAMGVDAIAALAFGRWFDRVGLWSLIVAVALSLGFAPLVFSGSFAGAIVGMVLWGIGMGAQESIMKAVVAGIVPAHRRGSAFGIFNTGYGLAWFVGSALMGVLYDYSRGALVLVSVGLQLAAIPALIWVSRQVRREL; this is translated from the coding sequence ATGTCTAAACAAAACGCTGCGGCTCTTAAGTTTGTTATTTTTCTAGGCGTTGTCAGTCTCTGCGCCGATGCCACCTATGAGGGAGCCCGCAGTATTACCGGAGCCTATCTCGGCAGCTTGGGCGCAAGTGGCGCGGTGGTTGGTCTGGTGGCTGGGTTTGGGGAATTAATCGGCTATGGATTACGGATTGCCATTGGGTTTTTGAGCGATCGCACCCGCCAGTATTGGCGCATTACTACTCTGGGCTACGCCATCAACACCGCTGTTGTGCCCCTGCTGGCGTTCACGGGCACCTGGCCCGCCGCCGCAGGGCTGATGCTTGCCGAGCGCACCGGTAAAGCCATTCGCACCCCGCCTCGCGATGCGCTGCTGTCCCACGGGGCGATGCAGGTGGGTCGCGGTTTTGGCTTTGGTCTGCATGAAGCGATGGATCAAGTTGGGGCGGTCACGGGGCCGCTGATGGTGGCAACCATGCTGTCGTGGCAGTTTGGCTATCGGGGCGGCTTTGCCATCCTGGTTATACCTGCCATTCTCGGCTTGGTGGTACTTTTGGCCGTTCAGCGTATCTACCCAAATCCCAGAGATTTTGAACCGGTGACCGCTGACTTAGATACAGCGGGACTGCCCCGCTTGTTCTGGTTCTATTTAGGGGCGATCGCCCTGATTGCGGCTGGCTTTGCCGACTTTCCGCTGATTGCTTTTCACCTCCAGCAAACGGAGGTTGAGTCTACTAGTCAGGTTGCGCTGCTCTATGCCCTAGCGATGGGTGTGGATGCGATCGCGGCGCTTGCCTTTGGCCGCTGGTTTGACCGGGTTGGCCTCTGGAGCCTGATCGTAGCCGTTGCGCTGTCTCTGGGTTTTGCCCCCCTGGTCTTTAGCGGCAGTTTTGCTGGGGCGATCGTTGGCATGGTGCTGTGGGGCATCGGCATGGGTGCCCAGGAGTCGATCATGAAAGCCGTTGTAGCTGGCATTGTTCCGGCTCACCGACGGGGCTCTGCCTTCGGGATTTTCAACACAGGCTATGGCTTGGCCTGGTTTGTGGGCAGTGCCTTGATGGGGGTGCTATATGACTACTCCAGAGGCGCACTCGTTCTGGTTTCCGTAGGACTTCAGTTAGCTGCTATTCCTGCTCTCATTTGGGTAAGCCGTCAGGTTCGCAGAGAGTTATAG
- a CDS encoding type II toxin-antitoxin system death-on-curing family toxin: protein MCWSGLSPKGGVIKHRAINYYERIWKHSKKLANNKQVGVRNCIQILLEKAAALGFSIIMNHPFVDGKKRTGYAAMETFLVLNGLEINTSVDEQERVVLEIASGKLEREVFVEWLQQNTTAS from the coding sequence ATGTGTTGGAGTGGTTTAAGTCCCAAGGGCGGGGTTATCAAACACAGAGCAATCAATTACTACGAGCGTATATGGAAGCACAGCAAGAAGCTCGCTAATAACAAGCAGGTTGGTGTAAGGAATTGTATCCAAATTTTGCTGGAAAAAGCAGCAGCATTGGGGTTTTCAATTATCATGAACCATCCATTCGTAGATGGAAAAAAACGTACAGGTTATGCTGCGATGGAGACTTTTCTTGTCCTGAATGGATTGGAAATTAACACCTCTGTAGATGAGCAGGAACGTGTTGTGTTGGAGATCGCATCAGGCAAACTAGAGCGTGAGGTATTTGTAGAATGGTTGCAGCAGAACACAACCGCTAGCTAA
- a CDS encoding heavy metal-responsive transcriptional regulator produces the protein MILPDRKGVMSMFQVGEVSRRLDLNPQTLYFYERIGLIPSPQRTEAGYRLFSQQDVDRLTFITRAKSLGLSLDEIKDILALKDGRSLTCQAVYERLSKKVSEIEDTIRQLQTLHDKLTPLVNQCYANLQTTDRECVVLDLSQIKPLGN, from the coding sequence ATGATCTTACCAGATCGTAAGGGAGTGATGTCAATGTTTCAAGTGGGGGAAGTCTCTCGTCGGTTAGACCTTAATCCACAAACCCTTTACTTTTATGAGCGAATTGGGTTAATTCCATCCCCGCAGCGCACAGAAGCAGGGTACCGGCTATTCAGTCAACAAGATGTGGATCGGCTTACCTTTATTACACGGGCTAAATCATTGGGGCTTAGTCTAGATGAAATCAAAGACATTCTTGCGTTAAAGGATGGGCGATCGCTCACCTGTCAGGCGGTTTATGAGCGTCTCAGCAAAAAAGTTAGTGAAATTGAGGATACGATTCGCCAGTTACAAACTCTTCATGATAAGCTAACACCGCTGGTTAACCAGTGCTACGCCAATCTACAAACAACCGATCGAGAATGCGTTGTCCTCGATCTGTCTCAAATCAAGCCTTTGGGAAATTAA
- a CDS encoding thioredoxin family protein: protein MNPITIEVLGTGCKKCQQLEANARAAIADLNLGAEVLHITDPMKIAERGVMKTPALFINGQLASQGKVPTPEQIQLLLAVD, encoded by the coding sequence ATGAATCCGATTACAATCGAAGTATTGGGAACAGGCTGCAAAAAATGTCAGCAACTAGAAGCTAATGCCAGAGCAGCGATCGCCGACCTCAACCTAGGGGCAGAGGTCTTGCACATTACCGACCCCATGAAAATTGCCGAGCGCGGCGTAATGAAAACCCCTGCCTTGTTCATTAATGGGCAACTAGCGAGCCAAGGGAAAGTACCCACCCCAGAGCAAATACAACTGCTGCTCGCTGTTGATTAA
- the modB gene encoding molybdate ABC transporter permease subunit, with translation MMWKLIGQPLLLSLQVTLFASFLILVIGLGLGVFLARKHFPGQIFISTLLNLPLVLPPSVVGYFLLLALGRGSPIKEWFGIDLLFTWQAGAIASTVVALPLMVESTRAAIANVNPELEAAARTLGSKEPEVLWQITLPLAYRGILAGFGLSVARGLGEFGATLMVAGSIPGRTQTLPLAIYDAVQMQRYGLANVMVLMMTTIAFALLWWVRHLESRQPQSQITVNPDESNRRYSETTAQL, from the coding sequence ATGATGTGGAAACTGATTGGTCAACCCTTGCTTCTGTCGCTGCAAGTGACGCTGTTCGCCAGTTTTTTGATTTTGGTCATCGGGCTGGGTTTAGGAGTCTTTCTGGCGAGAAAACACTTTCCAGGACAAATTTTTATTTCTACGTTGCTCAATTTACCGTTAGTATTGCCCCCTAGTGTCGTGGGTTATTTTCTACTGCTGGCATTGGGTCGGGGTAGCCCGATTAAGGAGTGGTTTGGCATCGATCTGTTATTTACTTGGCAGGCAGGGGCGATCGCCTCAACCGTTGTGGCGCTGCCCTTAATGGTGGAATCAACCAGAGCCGCGATTGCCAATGTCAACCCAGAACTGGAAGCCGCCGCCCGCACTCTCGGATCGAAAGAACCGGAAGTGCTTTGGCAGATTACTTTGCCGCTCGCCTATCGAGGAATTCTGGCGGGGTTTGGTTTGAGTGTTGCCAGGGGTTTGGGGGAATTTGGTGCCACCCTGATGGTAGCAGGCAGCATTCCCGGACGAACACAAACCTTGCCACTGGCAATCTACGATGCGGTGCAAATGCAACGGTATGGATTAGCCAATGTGATGGTGCTGATGATGACCACGATCGCCTTTGCGCTGTTGTGGTGGGTTCGCCATCTGGAGTCTAGGCAACCTCAATCTCAAATTACAGTAAATCCCGATGAATCTAATCGTCGATATTCAGAAACAACTGCCCAGCTATAG
- a CDS encoding branched-chain amino acid ABC transporter permease encodes MVGYLISLGIFTATFALFSLGLNLQWGYTGLINFGHVGFLALGSYTTILLGIAGVPMVFAVLAGVVLAMGLGFVMGIATLRLREDYLAIVTIGMAEIVRLIALNEDWLTRGGRGVYGFPLPLAQFDPNLATKLGMIAIFWGVVVAAAWQWWRWLERQYSRGQLLRRWVLPAYGGLLVAGCISLWLTLEPLSLGQGLALVPLLGTLLTLGGAIGLLSDQWRTEPSWRSAPLAPVAVNTLAAALVALVVQALTLGLWDFSYRAGLLWLLVLVLALVVWQLERWIRSPWGRVLKAIREDEEVAKALGKNVFAYKMQSLMLGGAIAAVAGSFYAWQLTFVNPDAFVSLITFQAWTIVVLGGAGNNMGTLLGATLFWAYTALTRFIPLDGGRLEALRMMLIGVLLILLMMWRPQGILGKKEELSLGR; translated from the coding sequence ATGGTTGGCTATCTTATTTCCTTAGGCATCTTTACGGCCACCTTTGCCCTCTTTAGTTTGGGCTTGAATTTGCAGTGGGGCTACACGGGCCTCATTAACTTTGGCCATGTGGGCTTCTTGGCACTGGGTTCCTACACCACCATTTTGCTGGGGATTGCCGGTGTGCCCATGGTCTTTGCGGTGCTGGCGGGGGTGGTGCTGGCAATGGGGTTAGGCTTTGTTATGGGGATTGCCACCCTGCGCTTACGGGAGGACTATCTGGCCATTGTCACCATTGGCATGGCGGAAATTGTCCGTTTGATTGCCCTCAATGAAGATTGGCTGACCCGAGGTGGACGGGGGGTTTACGGCTTTCCGTTACCCTTGGCACAGTTTGATCCCAATCTGGCCACTAAGCTGGGGATGATCGCTATCTTTTGGGGGGTTGTTGTGGCGGCGGCGTGGCAGTGGTGGCGGTGGCTAGAGCGCCAGTACAGTCGGGGACAGTTGCTCCGCCGCTGGGTACTGCCTGCCTATGGTGGTCTGCTGGTTGCTGGTTGCATCAGTTTATGGCTCACGCTTGAGCCGCTCAGCCTAGGGCAGGGGCTAGCCCTCGTGCCCCTGTTGGGGACGCTACTAACCCTTGGCGGCGCCATTGGGCTGTTGAGTGATCAATGGCGGACAGAACCCTCTTGGCGATCGGCGCCCCTTGCTCCAGTGGCAGTGAATACCCTAGCCGCTGCTTTAGTTGCACTGGTGGTACAGGCCCTAACCCTTGGTCTGTGGGACTTTAGCTATCGCGCTGGCCTGCTGTGGTTGCTGGTATTGGTGCTGGCGCTGGTGGTTTGGCAGTTGGAACGCTGGATCCGATCGCCGTGGGGACGGGTGCTCAAGGCGATTCGCGAAGATGAGGAGGTAGCCAAAGCCCTCGGTAAAAATGTGTTTGCCTACAAAATGCAGTCCCTGATGCTGGGGGGGGCGATCGCCGCCGTTGCCGGGTCGTTTTACGCTTGGCAACTCACGTTTGTAAACCCCGATGCATTCGTCTCGCTAATTACGTTTCAGGCATGGACCATTGTTGTGCTTGGCGGTGCTGGCAATAACATGGGCACCCTTTTAGGCGCTACCCTGTTTTGGGCCTATACTGCCTTGACCCGATTTATTCCCCTTGATGGCGGTCGCCTTGAAGCATTGCGAATGATGCTCATTGGTGTGCTATTGATCCTCTTAATGATGTGGCGTCCGCAGGGTATTTTGGGCAAAAAGGAGGAACTCAGCCTTGGTCGATGA
- a CDS encoding HD domain-containing protein — protein MPSLRYLDALEYAATLHRDQVRKGSTVPYISHLVAASMIALEYGADEDQAIAALLHDAAEDQGGLATLEAIRARYGDRVAEIVRACSDSLANTEQGETKLPWQTRRQAYLEHLRSATEGDRAFQLVSASDKLHNLLCILRDYRAIGSDLWCRFNAGRDGTLWYYSELIAAFEASNLIPAGLLRQLQQTYAELQAAVDGSP, from the coding sequence ATGCCGTCTTTACGCTATCTTGATGCCTTGGAATACGCCGCAACCCTGCACCGTGACCAAGTGCGCAAAGGTTCGACTGTCCCCTATATTTCCCACTTGGTTGCGGCCTCGATGATTGCCCTTGAGTATGGTGCCGATGAAGACCAAGCGATCGCTGCTTTGCTCCATGACGCGGCTGAAGACCAAGGGGGGCTAGCAACGCTTGAGGCGATCCGTGCCCGCTATGGCGATCGCGTTGCCGAGATTGTCCGTGCCTGTTCCGATTCCTTGGCCAATACAGAACAGGGAGAAACTAAGCTGCCGTGGCAGACTCGCAGGCAGGCCTATCTGGAACACTTGCGAAGTGCCACTGAGGGCGATCGCGCCTTTCAGTTGGTGTCCGCCAGTGACAAGCTCCACAATCTCCTATGCATTCTGCGGGATTACCGCGCAATCGGCTCCGATCTGTGGTGTCGCTTTAATGCAGGTCGCGATGGTACCCTCTGGTATTACAGTGAACTCATTGCTGCCTTTGAAGCAAGTAACCTGATTCCTGCGGGTTTGTTAAGGCAACTACAGCAGACCTATGCTGAGTTGCAGGCCGCAGTTGATGGCTCCCCCTAA